The proteins below are encoded in one region of Sphingobium sp. CR2-8:
- a CDS encoding 2-hydroxyacid dehydrogenase produces MTGKPRILVTRKWPERVEALIAERYDATFNADDTPLTEAALAAAMRDYDAICSTITDKLHAAILGVEGRRAKIIANYGAGVDHIDLAAARGADIIVTNTPGVLTDATADIAITLMLMTARRAGEGERELRAGQWTGWRPTHLLGTSLRGKTLGLVGFGRIAQAMAERARFGFGMDIVYFSRRPGPPDDEQRLGARYVPSLPQMVAQCDVVSLHIPGGTDTRNMIDAPILSHMASHAILINTARGDVVDEAALVDALERGRIGGAGLDVFAGEPHVSQRLRDAPNTVLLPHLGSATRETREAMGLRALANLDDWHEGRTPRDRL; encoded by the coding sequence ATGACCGGAAAACCCCGAATTTTGGTGACGCGCAAATGGCCCGAGCGGGTCGAGGCCCTGATCGCGGAGCGGTACGACGCGACGTTCAACGCTGACGACACGCCCCTGACGGAAGCGGCTTTGGCCGCGGCGATGCGAGATTATGACGCCATCTGCTCCACCATTACCGATAAACTACATGCCGCTATATTGGGTGTGGAGGGTCGCCGGGCGAAGATCATCGCCAATTACGGCGCGGGCGTCGATCATATCGATCTGGCGGCGGCGCGCGGCGCGGATATCATCGTGACCAATACGCCGGGCGTCCTAACCGACGCGACCGCTGACATCGCCATCACCCTGATGCTGATGACCGCGCGCCGCGCGGGCGAGGGCGAGCGCGAGTTGCGCGCCGGACAATGGACCGGCTGGCGGCCGACCCATCTGCTCGGCACCAGCCTGCGCGGCAAGACGCTGGGGCTGGTGGGTTTCGGCCGGATCGCGCAGGCCATGGCGGAACGCGCGCGCTTCGGCTTTGGCATGGACATCGTCTATTTCTCCCGCCGACCCGGCCCGCCGGACGATGAACAGCGCCTGGGCGCCCGCTACGTGCCTTCGCTGCCGCAGATGGTGGCGCAATGCGATGTCGTGTCGCTGCATATTCCCGGCGGCACGGACACCCGCAACATGATCGATGCACCAATATTATCGCACATGGCGTCGCATGCGATCCTCATCAACACCGCGCGCGGCGATGTGGTCGACGAAGCGGCCCTGGTCGATGCCCTGGAAAGGGGGCGGATCGGCGGCGCGGGCCTGGATGTCTTCGCGGGCGAACCGCATGTCTCGCAACGGTTGCGTGACGCGCCGAACACGGTCCTCTTGCCGCATCTGGGCAGCGCGACACGGGAAACGCGCGAGGCTATGGGTCTGCGCGCCCTTGCCAATCTGGATGACTGGCATGAAGGCCGCACACCGCGAGACAGGCTATAG
- the kdgD gene encoding 5-dehydro-4-deoxyglucarate dehydratase, giving the protein MTHFSPNDMARQLGQGLLSFPVTHFDADGVFQEAPYRAHCAWMLEHELTGLFAAGGTGEFFSLTPDEVATVVAAAVAETAGKIPVISGCGYGTAIATGIARDAEKAGADGLLLLPPYLMHAKQEGLAAHIEAVCRATGLGVIVYNRDNAIVNDETLARLCDRNPNLVGFKDGVGDIELMTRIYARMGDRLTYIGGLPTAETFATPYLTMGVTTYSSAIFNFMPEWALAFYKAVRAGDQVHVMEQLRQFVLPYIALRNKGQGYAVSIVKSGMKIIGRDAGPVRSPLTDLSAAEEAELRVLIEKASPELLSAAA; this is encoded by the coding sequence ATGACCCACTTTAGCCCTAATGATATGGCACGGCAGTTGGGCCAAGGGCTTTTGTCGTTTCCCGTGACGCATTTCGATGCCGATGGCGTTTTTCAGGAGGCGCCCTATCGCGCCCATTGCGCCTGGATGCTGGAACATGAGCTGACGGGCCTGTTCGCAGCCGGGGGAACGGGCGAGTTCTTTTCGCTGACGCCCGATGAGGTCGCCACGGTCGTTGCGGCTGCGGTCGCCGAGACGGCAGGCAAGATTCCCGTCATTTCAGGCTGTGGTTATGGCACGGCTATCGCCACCGGCATCGCCCGCGACGCAGAGAAGGCGGGCGCGGACGGCCTGCTGTTGCTGCCCCCCTATCTGATGCATGCCAAGCAGGAAGGCTTGGCCGCCCATATCGAAGCGGTCTGCCGCGCGACGGGTCTGGGCGTGATCGTCTATAACCGCGACAACGCCATCGTGAACGACGAGACGCTGGCGCGCCTATGTGATCGCAACCCCAATCTGGTCGGTTTCAAGGACGGCGTGGGGGACATCGAACTGATGACCCGCATCTATGCCCGCATGGGCGACAGGCTGACCTATATCGGTGGATTGCCGACGGCCGAGACGTTCGCCACGCCGTATCTGACCATGGGCGTCACGACCTATTCGTCGGCGATCTTCAACTTCATGCCCGAATGGGCATTGGCCTTCTACAAGGCGGTGCGCGCGGGCGACCAGGTCCATGTGATGGAGCAGCTGCGCCAGTTCGTGCTGCCCTATATCGCCTTGCGCAACAAAGGACAGGGCTATGCCGTGTCGATCGTGAAGTCGGGCATGAAGATCATCGGTCGTGACGCAGGCCCGGTCCGCTCGCCCCTCACCGACCTGTCGGCGGCCGAGGAAGCCGAACTGCGCGTGCTGATCGAAAAGGCGTCACCGGAACTTCTGTCCGCAGCGGCGTGA
- a CDS encoding LysR family transcriptional regulator, which yields MMFELSQLRCFVAAAEELHFGRAAQRLNMTQSPLSRQIQLLERILDVQLLERTSRQVSLTPAGSVFLIEARRIVRLADSAALSARRVAKGDAGRVAIGFTAVSGYNVVPRIVAQARASLPNIQLELREMVSTEQVDALLTGLIDIGFVRPPVDRHEFETSCVLKEPLIAALPPGDPRQSKAVLTPADFDGQTLIMYSRQGASYFHNMLVNLFEEAEVAPLYVQHVTQIHSMLGLVHAGLAAAIVPESATGLHMMDVQFRRLMMPQERPVELHMAWRRDNHNPALPTMRQLCSESAVG from the coding sequence ATGATGTTCGAACTCAGCCAGCTCCGTTGCTTCGTCGCCGCCGCCGAAGAATTGCATTTCGGTCGCGCCGCCCAGCGCCTCAACATGACCCAGTCCCCGCTCAGTCGCCAGATACAGCTGCTGGAGCGGATATTGGATGTGCAATTGCTGGAACGGACCAGTCGGCAGGTCAGCCTGACGCCTGCCGGCAGTGTCTTCCTGATCGAAGCGCGACGGATCGTCCGGTTGGCGGATAGCGCCGCGCTGTCGGCGCGGCGCGTGGCGAAGGGCGATGCCGGGCGAGTCGCGATCGGCTTTACGGCGGTGTCGGGTTATAATGTCGTGCCCCGTATCGTGGCGCAGGCGCGGGCGTCCCTGCCCAATATCCAGCTGGAATTGCGTGAAATGGTGTCGACCGAGCAGGTCGATGCGCTTCTGACCGGGCTGATCGACATCGGTTTCGTACGGCCCCCGGTCGACCGACACGAGTTCGAAACGAGCTGCGTGTTGAAGGAACCGCTGATCGCCGCCCTGCCCCCCGGCGATCCGCGCCAGTCCAAGGCGGTGTTGACGCCCGCCGATTTCGACGGCCAAACGCTCATCATGTATTCGCGGCAGGGGGCCAGCTATTTTCACAACATGCTGGTCAATTTGTTCGAAGAGGCGGAGGTCGCGCCGCTCTATGTCCAGCATGTGACCCAGATTCATTCGATGCTGGGGCTGGTGCATGCGGGACTCGCCGCCGCGATCGTGCCGGAAAGTGCGACCGGCCTGCATATGATGGACGTGCAGTTCCGGCGGTTGATGATGCCGCAGGAGCGACCGGTGGAACTGCATATGGCGTGGCGGCGCGACAATCATAATCCGGCGCTGCCGACGATGCGGCAGCTCTGTTCGGAAAGCGCGGTGGGATGA
- a CDS encoding carboxylesterase/lipase family protein, with product MTDMDRRVLLAGLAAAALPTQVYAKGRASPVASTRFGKVRGTIEKDVLVFRGVRYGADTAPRRFRRALPPQPWTGIADATRYGAAAPQTKADEPTSEDCLFLNVWTPALDAGKRPVMVYLHGGAHAHGSGSDPLYDGGNLVRRGDVVVVTLNHRLAGLGYAYLAGLGGPAESGNVGNLDIVLALRWVRDNIAGFGGDPNRVMLFGQSGGGAKVVTLMAMPEARPLFHAAATMSGQHVTAAGPMHATTRARAWMAKAGAPDLATLMTLPVERLVEAMTMVDPLENKGEISFTSTLDHGVLPRHPFVPDAPREAAHIPLIVGNTRDETALWIEKMLRAGDTTWDNLPERYARETTKDMAPDHVIARYRALYPDRTPGQILLAATTAGRSWPGHLIQAEERAKIGAPTWMYQLDFPCPEAGGLLGAFHTLDIPLVFDNVDARGSRTGVSADARRLAGQMADAFIALGRTGDPNGGGRPAWPHYDLTRRSTMIFDRRLRIEDDPRREERLLFAVAPYIKPGG from the coding sequence ATGACGGACATGGATCGGCGCGTGCTTCTGGCCGGGCTGGCGGCGGCGGCGCTGCCGACACAGGTTTATGCGAAAGGCCGGGCCAGTCCGGTTGCATCGACCCGCTTCGGCAAGGTGCGCGGGACCATCGAGAAGGATGTCCTGGTGTTTCGCGGGGTGCGCTATGGCGCCGATACCGCGCCGCGCCGGTTTCGCCGCGCCCTGCCCCCGCAACCCTGGACGGGGATTGCCGACGCCACGCGCTATGGCGCAGCCGCACCGCAGACGAAGGCCGATGAACCGACGAGCGAGGATTGCCTGTTCCTCAATGTCTGGACGCCCGCGCTGGATGCGGGGAAGCGCCCGGTCATGGTCTATCTGCACGGCGGGGCGCATGCCCATGGGTCGGGCAGCGATCCGCTCTATGATGGCGGCAACCTCGTTCGGCGGGGCGACGTCGTGGTGGTGACACTCAACCACCGGCTAGCGGGGTTGGGCTATGCCTATCTGGCGGGTCTGGGTGGTCCGGCGGAATCGGGCAATGTCGGCAATCTCGACATCGTGCTGGCGCTCCGGTGGGTGCGCGACAATATCGCCGGGTTCGGCGGCGACCCGAACCGGGTCATGCTGTTCGGACAGTCGGGCGGCGGGGCGAAGGTCGTGACGCTGATGGCGATGCCGGAGGCGCGCCCGCTGTTCCACGCCGCCGCCACGATGAGCGGCCAGCATGTCACCGCCGCCGGACCTATGCACGCCACAACGCGGGCGCGAGCATGGATGGCCAAGGCCGGCGCGCCAGACTTGGCCACGCTGATGACACTGCCGGTGGAGCGACTGGTCGAGGCCATGACCATGGTCGATCCGTTGGAGAATAAGGGGGAGATCAGCTTTACCTCCACGCTGGATCATGGCGTGCTACCGCGCCACCCCTTCGTGCCGGACGCGCCGCGCGAGGCGGCGCACATTCCCCTGATCGTGGGCAACACGCGTGACGAAACCGCGCTGTGGATCGAAAAGATGCTGCGCGCGGGCGACACGACATGGGATAATCTGCCCGAACGCTATGCGCGGGAAACGACCAAGGACATGGCGCCCGACCATGTGATCGCGCGCTATCGCGCCCTCTATCCCGACCGGACGCCGGGGCAGATATTGCTGGCGGCGACCACGGCCGGGCGATCCTGGCCGGGACATCTGATCCAGGCGGAAGAGCGCGCGAAGATCGGTGCGCCGACATGGATGTATCAACTGGATTTCCCCTGTCCCGAGGCGGGCGGCCTGTTGGGCGCTTTCCACACGCTCGACATTCCGCTGGTGTTCGACAATGTCGATGCGCGCGGATCGCGGACGGGTGTCAGCGCCGATGCGCGGCGGCTGGCCGGGCAGATGGCCGACGCCTTCATCGCCCTGGGCCGGACCGGCGATCCCAATGGCGGTGGTCGCCCGGCATGGCCGCATTATGACCTGACCCGGCGATCGACCATGATCTTCGACCGTAGGCTGCGGATCGAGGATGATCCGCGCCGGGAGGAGCGGCTGCTGTTCGCGGTCGCGCCCTATATCAAGCCGGGCGGCTGA
- a CDS encoding MFS transporter, which produces MTQTVVADAVPAATPIERPTHVRYRIIALIFLITAINYADRSTFSIAGNAAAGELGISPVQTGFILSAFAWAYVLGQIPGGLLLDRFGTKRIYAGAIAIWSIFTAVQGTIGLIVGLPVVATLFALRFMVGVAEAPSFPGNARLVAAWFPGAERGTASAIFNSAQYFSLVAFAPLMGWLVHDFGWRAVFWVMGALGLLATAMFIRFIHSPARHPAINAAELAHIEAGGGLIHMEDGAGQAAKASTFTWNNVRQLLANRMMLGIYLGQYCINVLTYFFVTWFPIYLVKERGLNIMEAGFAAAAPALCGFAGGLLGGFASDRILKRTGNLDLARKVPLVFGMLLATAIIACVWVEAEWLVVTLMAVAFFGKGIASLGWAIMADVAPKSLAGLSGGVFNMFGNVAGIVTPIVVGYIVAVTGSFDLALVFVGAHCLLTIFSFLVITGPIRRLEIA; this is translated from the coding sequence TTGACCCAAACTGTCGTTGCCGACGCCGTGCCAGCCGCAACGCCGATCGAGCGTCCGACCCATGTGCGCTACAGGATCATCGCGCTGATCTTCCTCATCACCGCGATCAACTATGCCGATCGGTCAACCTTCTCCATCGCGGGCAACGCCGCCGCCGGAGAGTTGGGGATTTCGCCGGTGCAGACAGGCTTCATCCTGTCCGCCTTCGCATGGGCCTATGTGCTGGGGCAGATACCGGGCGGCCTGCTGCTCGACCGTTTCGGCACGAAGCGTATCTATGCCGGGGCCATCGCCATCTGGTCCATCTTCACGGCGGTGCAGGGCACGATCGGCCTGATCGTCGGCCTGCCGGTCGTCGCGACATTGTTTGCGCTGCGCTTCATGGTCGGCGTGGCCGAAGCCCCGTCCTTTCCCGGCAATGCGCGGCTGGTCGCCGCCTGGTTTCCCGGCGCGGAACGCGGCACGGCCTCGGCGATCTTCAACAGTGCGCAATATTTCTCGCTCGTGGCCTTCGCGCCGCTCATGGGCTGGCTGGTCCATGATTTCGGCTGGCGCGCGGTGTTCTGGGTCATGGGCGCGCTGGGCCTGCTCGCCACCGCCATGTTCATCCGCTTCATTCACAGCCCCGCCCGTCATCCGGCCATCAACGCGGCCGAACTGGCCCATATCGAAGCGGGCGGGGGCCTCATCCATATGGAGGATGGCGCAGGGCAGGCGGCCAAGGCTTCGACCTTCACCTGGAACAACGTCCGCCAACTGCTTGCCAACCGCATGATGCTGGGCATTTATCTTGGCCAATATTGCATCAATGTGTTGACCTATTTCTTCGTCACCTGGTTTCCCATCTATCTGGTCAAGGAACGCGGCCTTAATATCATGGAGGCTGGCTTCGCAGCGGCGGCCCCGGCCTTGTGCGGTTTCGCCGGCGGCCTGCTGGGCGGTTTCGCGTCGGACCGCATCTTGAAGCGCACCGGCAATCTGGATCTGGCGCGCAAGGTGCCACTGGTGTTCGGCATGTTGCTCGCCACCGCGATCATCGCCTGCGTCTGGGTGGAGGCAGAATGGCTCGTCGTCACGCTGATGGCGGTCGCCTTCTTCGGCAAGGGGATCGCGTCGCTCGGCTGGGCGATCATGGCCGACGTCGCGCCCAAATCGCTGGCGGGGCTGTCGGGCGGGGTCTTCAACATGTTCGGCAATGTCGCGGGCATCGTGACCCCGATCGTCGTGGGCTATATTGTCGCCGTGACCGGATCGTTCGACCTGGCGCTGGTGTTCGTGGGCGCGCATTGCCTGCTCACCATCTTTTCCTTCCTCGTCATCACCGGGCCGATCCGGCGGCTGGAAATCGCCTGA